The following proteins come from a genomic window of Planctomycetota bacterium:
- the rpsT gene encoding 30S ribosomal protein S20 translates to MPRSFTTKKRIRQNLRRRLHNRAAKGAVKLQVRQFAAALEGADAEAKVQEFRKAARALDKAVAHGVMHRNAAARKKSRLAAQLKKATSTPAAQA, encoded by the coding sequence ATGCCCAGGTCTTTCACGACGAAGAAGCGCATCCGACAGAACCTCCGCCGGCGTCTGCACAACCGGGCGGCCAAGGGCGCGGTGAAGCTCCAGGTGCGGCAGTTCGCGGCCGCGTTGGAGGGCGCGGACGCCGAGGCCAAGGTGCAGGAGTTCCGCAAGGCTGCGCGCGCGCTCGACAAGGCCGTCGCACACGGCGTGATGCATCGCAATGCCGCTGCCCGCAAGAAGTCCCGCCTCGCGGCGCAACTGAAGAAAGCCACCTCTACGCCCGCCGCGCAAGCCTGA